Proteins encoded within one genomic window of Arachis ipaensis cultivar K30076 chromosome B08, Araip1.1, whole genome shotgun sequence:
- the LOC107613393 gene encoding 1-acyl-sn-glycerol-3-phosphate acyltransferase 1, chloroplastic isoform X2 has protein sequence MSSVHALLSTSLSQSPLSSMFFNSSPSMEMFQLCTYKRPTYDHRVLRTSLSYAQRRLTGIPRKHRNDLWVSFCPNEELCRPRYSCNLRYQNKHARDTFARCELAAAGDSHSLSGRSFKFISKTGIFLFPIIGWAMFLLGTIPLKRMDSRSQMDCLKRCMDLIRKGASVFVFPEGTRSKDGKLGAFKKGAFSIAAKTNAPVVPITLIGTGQIMPAGREGIVNIGWVKVVIHKPLRGKDAEMLCKEARTTIAGVL, from the exons ATGTCCTCTGTTCACGCGCTCCTGTCTACTTCACTTTCCCAGTCACCGTTGTCGTCGATGTTTTTTAATTCCAGTCCCTCAATGGAGATGTTTCAG TTGTGTACTTATAAACGACCAACTTATGATCATCGAGTTTTGAGGACTTCACTTAGTT ATGCCCAAAGAAGATTGACAGGAATACCCAGGAAGCACAGAAATGATTTGTGGGTATCTTTTTGTCCCAACGAGGAGTTATGTAGGCCTCGTTATAGTTGCAATTTGCGCTATCAGAATAAGCATGCCAGAGACACATTTGCAAGATGCGAACTTGCAGCAGCGGGAGATAGTCACTCATTGTCAG GAAGAAGCTTTAAATTCATAAGCAAGACTGGGATATTTCTCTTTCCGATAATTGGGTGGGCAATGTTTCTTCTAGGCACCATTCCTTTGAAGCGCATGGATAGCCGAAGCCAGATG GATTGTCTTAAACGATGCATGGATCTTATCAGGAAGGGAGCCTCGGTCTTTGTCTTTCCAGAGGGAACACGCAGTAAAGATGGAAAACTAGGTGCTTTCAAG AAAGGTGCCTTCAGTATTGCTGCCAAGACAAATGCTCCAGTGGTACCAATAACCCTTATTGGAACTGGTCAAATCATGCCAGCTGGAAGAGAGGGTATAGTAAACATAGGTTGGGTCAAAGTTGTTATTCATAAACCTTTACGTGGGAAAGATGCTGAAATGTTGTGCAAAGAAGCTAGGACGACAATCGCAGGTGTATTGTAA
- the LOC107613393 gene encoding 1-acyl-sn-glycerol-3-phosphate acyltransferase 1, chloroplastic isoform X1 — protein sequence MSSVHALLSTSLSQSPLSSMFFNSSPSMEMFQLCTYKRPTYDHRVLRTSLSYAQRRLTGIPRKHRNDLWVSFCPNEELCRPRYSCNLRYQNKHARDTFARCELAAAGDSHSLSADLKMESKVRGACFYAVTALSAVFLFVLMLVGHPFVLLFDRQRRKFHHYVAKVWASLTVAPFYRIKFEGLENLPPPDTPAVYVSNHQSFLDIYTLLTLGRSFKFISKTGIFLFPIIGWAMFLLGTIPLKRMDSRSQMDCLKRCMDLIRKGASVFVFPEGTRSKDGKLGAFKKGAFSIAAKTNAPVVPITLIGTGQIMPAGREGIVNIGWVKVVIHKPLRGKDAEMLCKEARTTIAGVL from the exons ATGTCCTCTGTTCACGCGCTCCTGTCTACTTCACTTTCCCAGTCACCGTTGTCGTCGATGTTTTTTAATTCCAGTCCCTCAATGGAGATGTTTCAG TTGTGTACTTATAAACGACCAACTTATGATCATCGAGTTTTGAGGACTTCACTTAGTT ATGCCCAAAGAAGATTGACAGGAATACCCAGGAAGCACAGAAATGATTTGTGGGTATCTTTTTGTCCCAACGAGGAGTTATGTAGGCCTCGTTATAGTTGCAATTTGCGCTATCAGAATAAGCATGCCAGAGACACATTTGCAAGATGCGAACTTGCAGCAGCGGGAGATAGTCACTCATTGTCAG CGGAtctgaaaatggaatcaaaagtTAGGGGAGCTTGTTTTTATGCTGTCACCGCCCTTTCCGCCGTATTTCTTTTTGTGCTGATGCTGGTTGGACATCCATTTGTACTACTATTTGATCGTCAACGAAGAAAATTTCATCATTATGTTGCTAAAGTCTGGGCTTCACTCACAGTTGCTCCATTTTATAGAATAAAATTTGAGGGGTTGGAGAATCTGCCACCTCCTGATACTCCTGCTGTGTATGTTTCCAATCATCAGAGTTTCCTTGACATATATACTCTTCTCACTCTAGGAAGAAGCTTTAAATTCATAAGCAAGACTGGGATATTTCTCTTTCCGATAATTGGGTGGGCAATGTTTCTTCTAGGCACCATTCCTTTGAAGCGCATGGATAGCCGAAGCCAGATG GATTGTCTTAAACGATGCATGGATCTTATCAGGAAGGGAGCCTCGGTCTTTGTCTTTCCAGAGGGAACACGCAGTAAAGATGGAAAACTAGGTGCTTTCAAG AAAGGTGCCTTCAGTATTGCTGCCAAGACAAATGCTCCAGTGGTACCAATAACCCTTATTGGAACTGGTCAAATCATGCCAGCTGGAAGAGAGGGTATAGTAAACATAGGTTGGGTCAAAGTTGTTATTCATAAACCTTTACGTGGGAAAGATGCTGAAATGTTGTGCAAAGAAGCTAGGACGACAATCGCAGGTGTATTGTAA